TTGAAAAATGAATCGCGCTCTCTTTTTTATATTCTTTTTTGCTCCAAACAACAGAAAAACCGATTTTATTCGGAAACTAAAATCGGTTTTTCTACGGTCTGGAGCAATATGAGCCAGAACGTCCTTATTTTTCATTAAATTGTTGTTTAATTTCGGCAATAAGTTCATCTGCGCCATCTTTGCTTAAAGTTAGCTTTCCATTAAGAAAGCTTTTGTTCTCTGTGGAAGATTCACCGGTCACATCACAAACCATTCCCGTATTATACTTTTTCAAAATAATATTTTCATTGTCAATGAAGATTTCCATAGGGTCTTTCACATTTAAATAGAGTGTGCGTCTGATTTCAATTGGGATAACGATTCTGCCTAATTCATCAATTTTGCGCACCATTCCTGTTGATTTCATGATTTTCACCTACCTTCGTTTAATTTATGGTACCAAATAATTCCCGTTTTTTGTAAAAATATGCTTAAAGTACTGAAAAAATGGGTATAGTGTTGAAGCAATTGATGGAGGTAAACATGATGAATATTCTTATTGCGCTTGTCCCTGCGTTAATGTGGGGTGTTATGCCGCTTGTTGTTTCCAAGATTGGTGGAGAACCAAAACAGCAAATCATTGGAACGACGATAGGGGCATTTATTTTTGCGGTATTCATTTTCTTTTTCATAAGTCCGCATTATACAGTAACAATTTTGATTGCAAGTTTTGTTTCTGGGGCATTTTGGAGTCTTGGACAAATGAATCAATTTCGTGCTTTTACACAAGTAGGTGTTTCGAAAACAATGCCGCTTTCTACAGGGATGCAACTGCTTGGAACATCGTTATTTGGCGTTTTTGCATTTCATGAGTGGGGAACGAATGCGAAATTAGCTCTTGGTTTCTCTGCACTTGCTTTAATTATTCTTGGGATTTTCTTAACAAGTTATCAGCAAAATAAAGAAAACGCGGAACAAAATATGAAAAAGGGAATGATTACATTGCTCATTTCCACAGTGGGTTATGTGGGTTATGTAGTCGTAACACGGTGGTTTGATATTAGTGGTTGGGATGCAATCTTACCGCAAGCTGTTGGTATGGTCATTGGAGCCTTAGTTCTGTCGATTAAAAGTAAAGGCAAAAGGCTTGATAAACGCACTTTTCTTAACCTTATTCCTGGTGTTATGTGGGCGACGGGGAACTTGGCATTATTATTTGCCAATCGCTTAGTAGGTGTTGCCACAGGATTCTCACTATCCCAAATGGGGGTTATCATTTCAACAATCGGTGGGATTTTATTCTTAGGAGAAAAGAAAACAAGAAGAGAGCTTATATTAGTTATTCTCGGTGTTATCTTAGTCATTGTTGGCGGCGTAATGATCGGTATTGCTAAAAGCTGATAGTCATTAATTGTAGTTGGGTTGCACATCATCTTGAAATGCGAGCGCTTTCTCATAGTTGAGATAAATCTTAGGACGTTTTTATTTAAAAAATTGAACTTAATCTAGCCTTAGATATTTTATAGCTGTATAATAGAAAGTAGATGTAATTCAAGAGGAGGAAACTCAAGTGCAAGAAGAGAAAAAAACTTTTTACATAACCACCCCGATTTATTATCCGAGTGGGAAGGCGCATATTGGCCATGCATATACGACGATCGCAGGTGATGCAATGGCTCGTTATAAGCGTTTAAAGGGCTTTGATGTTTTTTATTTAACAGGAACGGATGAGCATGGTCAAAAAATCCAAGAAAAAGCAAAAGATCGCGGGATTTCTGAACAAGAATATGTTGACGAATTTGCCACTGGGTTTCAAAATTTATGGCAAAAACTCGAAATTTCTAATACTGATTTCATTCGTACAACAGAGAAGCGTCATAAAGAAGGCGTTACTAAAATATTTGAGCGTCTTGTTGAACAAGGCGATATC
This DNA window, taken from Listeria sp. PSOL-1, encodes the following:
- a CDS encoding GRP family sugar transporter → MNILIALVPALMWGVMPLVVSKIGGEPKQQIIGTTIGAFIFAVFIFFFISPHYTVTILIASFVSGAFWSLGQMNQFRAFTQVGVSKTMPLSTGMQLLGTSLFGVFAFHEWGTNAKLALGFSALALIILGIFLTSYQQNKENAEQNMKKGMITLLISTVGYVGYVVVTRWFDISGWDAILPQAVGMVIGALVLSIKSKGKRLDKRTFLNLIPGVMWATGNLALLFANRLVGVATGFSLSQMGVIISTIGGILFLGEKKTRRELILVILGVILVIVGGVMIGIAKS
- a CDS encoding AbrB/MazE/SpoVT family DNA-binding domain-containing protein, producing the protein MKSTGMVRKIDELGRIVIPIEIRRTLYLNVKDPMEIFIDNENIILKKYNTGMVCDVTGESSTENKSFLNGKLTLSKDGADELIAEIKQQFNEK